The following proteins are co-located in the Dioscorea cayenensis subsp. rotundata cultivar TDr96_F1 unplaced genomic scaffold, TDr96_F1_v2_PseudoChromosome.rev07_lg8_w22 25.fasta BLBR01000479.1, whole genome shotgun sequence genome:
- the LOC120254531 gene encoding uncharacterized protein LOC120254531 — MLLAVEGGGFFSSSATGYSKGLSLLFLGQKHEERSMRVSPWNHYRLVDREVESDNQLASRKKQASNGCSSFICFGRASSQNNGQLPSEATGPVQQSEALTDSSSASNNVEIDVDSSEVAEEDKQKVCRKSSLKKASADCSVMVDGTIDNAQSDEPCCAERRKVHWTDGCGRELAQIREFEVSDEIASDDEFEHQGYRKCQCVIQ, encoded by the exons ATGCTATTGGCCGTTGAGGGAGGTGGATTCTTCTCTTCTTCGGCAACAGGCTATAGCAAGGGGCTTAGCCTTCTGTTTCTTGGTCAGAAACATGAAGAAAGATCCATGAGAGTTTCACCGTGGAATCACTACAGATTAGTCGACCGAGAAGTTGAGTCTGATAATCAGCTGGCTTCGAGGAAGAAACAAGCATCCAATGGATGCTCTTCCTTCATATGCTTCGGACGTGCATCATCTCAAAATAATGGACAATTGCCTTCTGAAGCCACTGGTCCGGTTCAGCAATCTGAAGCTCTAACAGATTCATCCTCGGCTTCTAATAATGTTGAGATCGATGTTGATAGTAGTGAAGTTGCTGAGGAGGATAAACAGAAAGTTTGCCGAAAGAGTAGTCTCAAGAAGGCATCTGCAGATTGCTCTGTGATGGTTGATGGTACAATTGATAATGCACAAAGTGATGAGCCTTGTTGTGCTGAAAGGAGGAAAGTCCATTGGACAGATGGATGTGGGAGAGAGCTTGCTCAGATAAGGGAGTTTGAAGTCAG TGATGAGATTGCGTCCGATGATGAGTTTGAACACCAAGGCTACAGAAAATGTCAGTGTGTTATCCAGTAA
- the LOC120254515 gene encoding F-box/SPRY domain-containing protein 1-like translates to MTATLEAREDDWGKPEALNDETTPVAAMPALRLPADLIGRVFSQLDCVDLLSCSLVCKKWCIDASEIREGWKNEYIEAWKLYGLGIKRDIHPPSSACLIRGAHSWCP, encoded by the exons ATGACGGCGACGTTAGAAGCGAGAGAAGACGACTGGGGAAAGCCGGAGGCGCTAAATGACGAAACTACCCCCGTCGCCGCCATGCCTGCTCTCCGGCTGCCGGCGGACCTCATCGGCCGTGTCTTCTCGCAGCTCGACTGCGTCGATCTCCTCAGCTGCTCCCTCGTCTGCAA GAAATGGTGCATAGACGCTTCGGAGATAAGGGAGGGATGGAAGAATGAATATATAGAAGCATGGAAGTTGTATGGATTGGGTATTAAACGTGATATCCATCCACCATCTTCCGCTTGTTTGATAAGAGGTGCGCATAGTTGGTGCCCTTGA
- the LOC120254503 gene encoding protein FAR1-RELATED SEQUENCE 4-like yields the protein MVQRSNLEIGVTVETPRSAGDSVGVRRKCTIARADLNRFLDLWTSFAGVGVEEKEVVEIVGEVEELVALEEEKEKSEEGENLENHTKFLVEETKEKENVVAEEIDRDELGENFRLKLKRVKAHHFHPLALISNSLLSSIARRLHPCPGSIAIPKSFHGLRYSFACPRSPHLTSTQRRSLNRSFVVKACSLPLVGNSAPDFEAAAVFYQEFIKIYRTSSNMADLHNLNEVEVRSSSFEASNKEKEKMVDMEDLHCENIIPKAGMVFYSEEEVYDFYVKYAQQEGFGITKRTTKSGEDGKIKYYTLACVRGGKRISTAKNSFNPRLSTKTNCQARINVIVGNDGCCTISRTHFEHNHALSPQKSRFQKCNKKLDAYVKRRLELNDQAGIGLSKNFHSLAVESGGFENLTYTEKDCRNYIAKARQFRLGVGDAEALGNYFSRMQRRNSNFFHLIDMDEEGRLRNVFWADARSIVAYESFGEVISFDTTYLTNKYDMPFAPFVGVNHHGQTILFGCGLLSKEDTETYIWLFRTWLECMSGKAPKAIITDQCMAIQGAVRAVFPNSYHRLCLWHIMKKVPEKLGGLTQYKEIKKVLKSIVYEAQHTEEFEDIWLKMIKDYKIEKNEWLNSLYMNRQRWAPVYVKGVFWAGMSTTQRSESINAFFDGYVGPTTSLKQFMEQYDNALKSKIEKENKADFASFNTSFPMLTDCHFEKQLQETYTNEIFKLFQDDLRGMLYCNLAFTNSDGQTCTFQVTDIFRGKDGRLRRQVAFNISYNEIEFDIKCSCRLFEFKGILCRHICKVLIEKNVKEIPSRYILPRWRKDTKRRHTYVRNCYDDAQTNEQKARYSKLCSHFSKAAEIAIESNEKYHFLMKSVDVAIDKLMDDTNYWESHSDQM from the exons ATGGTGcagag ATCCAATCTGGAGATCGGAGTCACGGTGGAGACACCTAGATCCGCCGGCGACAGCGTGGGAGTTCGACGGAAGTGCACCATCGCCAGAGCGGACCTCAATCGTTTCTTGGATTTATGG ACAAGCTTTGCTGGTGTTGGGGTTGAGGAGAAAGAGGTCGTGGAGATCGTTGGAGAGGTTGAGGAGCTAGTGGCAttggaagaggagaaggagaagagtgaGGAAGGTGAGAACTTGGAGAATCATACTAAGTTTCTAGTTGAAGAGACAAAGGAGAAAGAGAATGTAGTTGCGGAGGAGATAGACAGAGATGAATTAGGAGAAAACTttagattaaa GCTGAAAAGAGTCAAAGCTCATCATTTTCATCCTCTTGCTCTCATCTCCAACTCCTTGCTCTCTTCGATCGCCCGGAGACTCCATCCTTGCCCGGGGTCCATTGCCATCCCCAAGTCCTTCCATGGTTTGAGGTACAGCTTTGCATGTCCTCGGTCTCCCCACTTGACCTCCACCCAGAGACGTTCCTTGAATCGAAGCTTCGTCGTCAAAGCC TGCTCGCTGCCGTTGGTTGGGAATTCGGCACCAGATTTTGAGGCTGCAGCTGTTTTTTATCAGGAGTTCATCAAG ATTTACAGAACCAGTAGTAATATGGCAGATTTACATAACCTAAATGAGGTAGAAGTCAGGTCTTCTAGTTTTGAAGCCTCaaataaagagaaggaaaaaatggTAGATATGGAGGATTTACATTGTGAAAATATTATTCCAAAGGCAGGCATGGTTTTttattctgaagaagaagtttacgATTTTTATGTTAAGTATGCTCAGCAAGAGGGGTttggcattacaaaaagaacaacaaaatcaGGAGAAGAtggaaaaatcaaatattacacACTTGCATGTGTACGTGGTGGTAAAAGAATATCTACtgcaaaaaattctttcaatccTAGGCTATCCACCAAAACGAACTGTCAAGCTAGGATTAATGTTATTGTTGGTAATGATGGGTGTTGTACTATTTCTCGTACTCATTTtgagcataatcatgcactaAGTCCCCAAAAATCTCGATTtcaaaaatgcaataaaaaattGGATGCATATGTGAAGAGAAGGCTTGAATTAAATGACCAAGCAGGTATTGGTTTgagtaaaaattttcattctttagcGGTTGAAAGTGGTGGGTTTGAAAATCTAACATATACAGAAAAAGATTGTCGAAACTATATTGCAAAAGCAAGACAGTTCAGGCTTGGTGTTGGGGATGCAGAAGCTCTCGGCAATTATTTTTCTCGCATGCAAaggagaaattcaaatttttttcatttgattgatatggatgagGAAGGTAGACTACGAAATGTGTTTTGGGCAGATGCAAGATCTATAGTAGCCTATGAATCTTTTGGTGAAGTTATATCATTTGACACAACATACCTAACAAATAAGTATGATATGCCTTTTGCTCCATTTGTTGGAGTAAATCACCATGGGCAAACTATACTATTTGGATGTGGTTTGTTATCAAAGGAAGATACAGAAACTTATATTTGGTTGTTTAGAACATGGTTAGAATGCATGTCAGGCAAGGCTCCTAAGGCAATAATTACAGATCAGTGTATGGCTATTCAAGGTGCAGTTAGGGCAGTTTTTCCAAATTCTTATCATCGTCTTTGTCTTTGGCATATTATGAAAAAGGTCCCTGAGAAGCTTGGGGGGCTAACACagtataaagaaataaagaaagtttTGAAAAGTATTGTTTATGAGGCACAACATACTGAAGAATTTGAAGAtatttggttgaagatgattaAGGATTataagattgaaaaaaatgagtggCTGAATTCTTTATACATGAATCGTCAACGATGGGCTCCGGTGTATGTTAAAGGAGTTTTTTGGGCTGGAATGTCTACAACCCAAAGAAGTGAAAGTATAAATGctttttttgatggttatgttggtcCAACAACATCTCTCAAACAATTTAtggagcaatatgataatgcattAAAAAGTAAGATCGAGAAAGAAAACAAGGCTGATTTTGCTTCATTCAATACAAGCTTTCCGATGTTAACTGATTGtcattttgagaagcaactacaagaaacCTACaccaatgaaatttttaagttgTTCCAAGATGATTTACGGGGAATGTTATATTGCAATCTCGCATTTACCAATTCAGATGGGCAAACATGCACATTTCAAGTGACTGACATTTTTAGAGGGAAAGATGGCAGACTCAGGAGGCAAGTGGCATTTAACATTTCTTACAACGAGATTGAATTTGATATCAAATGTTCATGTCGTCTTTTTGAATTTAAAGGAATTTTGTGTAGACATATATGCAAAGTTCTTATTGAAAAGAATGtgaaagagattccatctcGATATATTTTAccccggtggagaaaagataCTAAACGGAGGCATACTTATGTGAGGAATTGTTATGATGATGCACAAACCAATGAACAAAAAGCACGTTACAGCAAATtatgttctcatttttctaaagcTGCTGAAATTGCCATAGAATCCaatgaaaaatatcatttcttGATGAAATCTGTGGACGTCGCAATAGACAAGCTTATGGATGATACAAACTATTGGGAGAGCCATTCAGATCAA ATGTAA
- the LOC120254514 gene encoding hypersensitive-induced response protein 1, whose amino-acid sequence MGQSLCCIQVDQSRVAIRETFGKFDDVLEPGCHCLPWCFGKKVAGYLSLRVQQLDVRCETKTKDNVFVTVVASIQYRALADRASDAFYKLSNTREQIQSYVFDVIRASVPKLNLDDVFEQKNEIAKAVEEELEKAMAAYGYEIVQTLIVDIEPDEHVKRAMNEINAAARLRVAANEKAEAEKILQIKRAEGDAESKYLAGLGIARQRQAIVDGLRDSVLAFSVNVPGTTAKDVMDMVLVTQYFDTMKEIGASSKSNSVFIPHGPGAVKDIASQIRDGLLQANSMSQ is encoded by the exons ATGGGGCAATCCTTATGTTGCATTCAGGTTGACCAGTCCAGAGTGGCCATTAGAGAAACATTTGGGAAATTCGATGATGTGCTTGAACCAGGTTGTCACTGCTTACCTTGGTGTTTTGGGAAGAAAGTGGCTGGTTATCTTTCACTGCGTGTTCAGCAGCTTGATGTCCGCtgtgaaacaaaaacaaag GATAATGTTTTTGTCACTGTTGTTGCATCTATTCAGTATCGTGCCTTGGCTGACCGCGCATCAGATGCTTTCTACAAGCTTAGCAATACAAGGGAGCAAatccaatcctatgtttttgatg TGATCAGAGCAAGTGTTCCCAAGCTGAATTTAGATGATGTCTTTgagcaaaagaatgaaattgcCAAGGCTGTAGAAGAGGAGCTGGAGAAG GCCATGGCAGCATATGGTTATGAAATTGTTCAGACACTCATTGTGGATATTGAACCTGATGAGCATGTTAAGAGAGCAATGAACGAGATAAATGCAG CTGCCAGGCTAAGGGTTGCTGCGAACGAGAAAGCAGAAGCCGAGAAAATATTGCAGATCAAGCGGGCCGAAGGGGATGCAGAATCCAAATACCTAGCAGGCCTGGGAATAGCTCGCCAGCGTCAGGCAATTGTGGATGGTCTGAGAGATAGCGTACTTGCGTTCTCAGTTAATGTTCCTGGCACAACAGCGAAGGATGTCATGGACATGGTTCTGGTTACTCAGTATTTCGACACGATGAAGGAGATCGGTGCCTCTTCGAAATCCAATTCGGTGTTCATCCCTCATGGACCTGGTGCTGTTAAGGACATTGCCTCGCAGATAAGGGATGGCCTTCTTCAGGCCAACTCCATGTCCCAGTGA
- the LOC120254529 gene encoding uncharacterized protein LOC120254529, producing the protein MSKKRKSEASRLDEIDRTMYSAFSSAANSLSQLYTQAMHHQKLSFQAGERHALEKFYQWILRQHEEGSRVTVADIVTHMQNEITYGGDDVSLSPRLPPQHQPPQSTPQYTNTSGYSLPSVGLSLRTSLSDQTKNMVFSNALSSPVRRSLQPYHLAQSGEHLDGVLPPGNGTRNQEPYSSGQTREHTSFGLTDTSMDMHSDSPIREPY; encoded by the exons ATGTCGAAGAAGAGGAAATCGGAGGCGAGTAGGCTCGATGAGATCGATCGGACGATGTACTCGGCCTTCTCTAGCGCCGCCAACTCGCTTTCACAGCTCTACACGCAGGCCATGCACCATCAGAAGCTCTCCTTCCAAGCCGGCGAACGCCATGCGTTG GAGAAGTTTTATCAGTGGATTTTGAGGCAGCACGAGGAAGGATCAAGAGTCACTGTAGCTGATATAGTCACTCATATGCAG AATGAGATTACATACGGAGGGGATGATGTATCCTTGTCGCCGAGATTGCCACCCCAACACCAGCCCCCTCAAAGCACGCCGCAATATACAAACACAAGTGGCTACTCCTTACCGAGCGTAGGACTTTCCCTGCGGACCAGTCTTTCTGATCAAACAAAGAACATGGTTTTCTCAAATGCACTCTCGAGCCCTGTTCGGCGAAGCCTTCAGCCCTATCATCTTGCCCAGTCTGGTGAACACCTGGATGGTGTTCTGCCGCCTGGAAATGGAACTAGGAACCAAGAACCCTACTCTTCCGGGCAAACACGGGAGCACACTTCTTTTGGTTTGACTGATACATCGATGGATATGCATTCAGATAGCCCAATCCGTGAACCATATTGA
- the LOC120254512 gene encoding probable auxin efflux carrier component 8 has product MISGANVYRVFEAIIPLYVAMLSAYISKKWWKLFTPDQCSGINKFVAKFSIPLLSFQVISSNNPYKMNLKLILSDTTQKLLAIFIFIIFVKLRYKCSLDWLITGFSLSTLPNTLIIGLPLLKAMYGDEASKLLSQIIVLQSLVWYTLLLFLFEVRAADEIIPDPTDSSNESEAPEGIQIKPETDEVKTLSPRGTKTHHILRIVGRKLLKNPNTHSCLAGFIWALIVFKWGVKLPAIVASSIAILSDGGLGMAMFSLGLFMASQPKLVACGIRMAALSMGIKFILGPALMAISSYAVGLRGTLLSIAIVQAALPQGIVPFVFAREYGVHPEILSTGVIIGMLIAIPIALAYYLVLDHIQ; this is encoded by the exons ATGATTTCTGGAGCAAATGTCTACCGTGTCTTCGAGGCAATAATACCATTGTATGTAGCCATGCTTTCAGCTTATATTTCCAAAAAATGGTGGAAACTTTTCACCCCTGATCAGTGCTCAGGAATCAACAAATTTGTGGCCAAGTTTTCCATCCCTCTACTATCCTTCCAGGTGATCTCCTCCAATAATCCTTACAAAATGAACCTCAAACTCATACTGTCAGATACAACACAAAAATTGCTAGCTATCTTCATATTTATCATCTTTGTCAAACTAAGATACAAATGCAGTTTGGATTGGCTGATTACTGGGTTCTCTCTATCTACTCTACCCAACACCTTGATTATCGGGCTTCCTTTACTAAAAGCTATGTATGGAGATGAAGCTTCCAAACTGCTCAGCCAGATAATTGTCCTACAGAGTTTGGTTTGGTATACACTACTGCTTTTTCTGTTTGAAGTCAGGGCTGCTGATGAAATCATTCCTGATCCAACTGACAGCTCAA ATGAGTCAGAAGCACCAGAAGGAATACAAATTAAACCAGAAACGGATGAAGTCAAAACATTGAGCCCTCGAGGGACTAAAACTCATCACATTTTGCGGATAGTGGGGAGGAAACTTTTGAAAAATCCTAATACTCACTCATGCTTGGCTGGCTTCATTTGGGCACTAATTGTCTTTAA GTGGGGAGTCAAGCTTCCAGCAATAGTTGCAAGCTCCATAGCAATATTATCTGATGGTGGACTTGGGATGGCTATGTTCAGCTTAG GGCTTTTCATGGCAAGCCAACCTAAGTTAGTAGCTTGCGGAATTCGAATGGCAGCCCTGTCAATGGGAATAAAATTCATCCTAGGACCAGCATTAATGGCAATTTCTTCCTATGCTGTTGGACTTAGGGGCACTCTGTTAAGCATCGCAATTGTCCAG GCAGCCCTTCCTCAAGGAATAGTTCCATTTGTGTTTGCTAGAGAGTATGGTGTGCATCCAGAGATTCTAAGCACTGG GGTTATAATTGGTATGCTTATAGCAATACCGATAGCATTGGCATACTACCTTGTTTTAGACCACATACAATAG
- the LOC120254530 gene encoding putative pentatricopeptide repeat-containing protein At5g40405: MAITTQNPIAIVELCSTLRQLRQLHGHFLAAGVLLDPPLFAKFVAAVALSPKTPHHLPYSHELLSHSPHHASLFALNSMIRAHSKSSTPIKSFHFYRQILLADALSPDNYTFTFLIRACTQASAPEAGRAAHAAALRRGFLSDSHVQSGLIHMYAELGSSDAFRGIYAELQNPDLVTQTAMVSACAESGEIKLARQLFDEMPHRDVVAWNAMIAGYSHLGRSREALDLFGLMQVEGVRIGEATMVSVLTACAHLGALEQGKWVHVYVEKNKLRLTVTLGTALLDMYFKCGCVARAMDVFWRMKERNVYTWSSAISGLAMNGNGGKCLELFEQMKDDGVLPNEVTFVALLRGCSVAGLVEEGRDVFESMKSRYGIEPWLEHYGCVVDMYGRAGRLKDAISFIDAMPVEPHAGAWGALLNACRLHNNIELGEYAMKKMMQLELRNHGAYVSLSNIYAESRNWHGVSDVRELMKAKGVRKEPGCSVIEVDGQLHEFFVGNKSHPKYINIETTMKEMMSKLRSAGYVSRTNQVLFDIEEEEKEDALCWHSEKLAIAFGLMSLRDGVNIRIVKNLRVCWDCHETSKFVSKVFDREIVMRDRNRFHHFKDGVCSCMDYW; this comes from the coding sequence ATGGCAATAACTACACAGAACCCCATCGCCATTGTTGAGCTCTGCTCCACTCTCCGGCAACTCCGCCAACTCCACGGCCACTTTCTCGCCGCCGGGGTCCTCCTTGATCCTCCCCTCTTCGCAAAGTTTGTAGCCGCCGTCGCCCTCTCCCCGAAGACTCCCCATCATCTCCCCTACTCCCATGAGCTCCTTTCCCACTCCCCCCACCACGCCTCTCTATTCGCTCTGAATTCCATGATCCGGGCTCACTCCAAAAGCTCAACGCCAATCAAAAGCTTCCATTTTTACCGCCAGATCCTCCTCGCCGACGCCCTCTCGCCAGACAACTACACCTTCACCTTCTTAATCCGCGCCTGCACGCAAGCGTCGGCGCCGGAGGCAGGGCGAGCTGCTCACGCCGCCGCATTGCGCCGCGGGTTCCTCTCGGACTCCCACGTCCAGAGTGGGCTCATTCACATGTACGCTGAGTTAGGCTCCAGTGACGCGTTCCGGGGAATCTATGCTGAGCTTCAGAATCCCGACTTAGTCACCCAGACCGCCATGGTTAGCGCTTGCGCGGAGTCCGGGGAGATCAAGCTCGCACGGCaactgtttgatgaaatgccacaCAGAGATGTTGTTGCTTGGAATGCTATGATTGCTGGGTACTCACACTTGGGCAGGTCTCGTGAGGCTTtggatttgtttggtttgatgcaGGTCGAAGGAGTAAGGATCGGCGAGGCGACGATGGTGTCAGTTCTGACTGCCTGTGCACACCTCGGCGCACTTGAGCAAGGCAAATGGGTGCATGTTTATGTCGAAAAGAACAAGCTCCGTTTAACAGTGACCCTTGGGACGGCGCTGCTCGACATGTACTTCAAGTGTGGGTGTGTGGCCAGAGCCATGGATGTCTTCTGGAGAATGAAAGAGAGGAATGTGTATACTTGGAGCAGTGCAATCAGTGGGTTGGCGATGAATGGCAATGGAGGGAAGTGTCTCGAGCTGTTCGAGCAGATGAAGGATGATGGTGTACTGCCGAATGAGGTGACTTTTGTCGCCTTGCTTCGGGGATGCAGTGTGGCTGGCTTGGTAGAAGAAGGCCGGGATGTCTTTGAGTCGATGAAGAGTCGGTATGGTATTGAACCTTGGCTCGAGCATTATGGTTGTGTGGTGGATATGTATGGTCGAGCAGGGCGACTCAAGGATGCCATTAGTTTCATCGATGCGATGCCTGTGGAGCCACATGCTGGAGCATGGGGAGCTTTGCTGAATGCTTGTAGACTCCATAACAACATTGAATTGGGGGAGTATGCGATGAAAAAGATGATGCAGCTTGAGTTGAGAAACCATGGTGCGTATGTATCACTGTCTAACATATATGCTGAATCGAGAAATTGGCATGGAGTTAGTGATGTCCGGGAGTTGATGAAAGCTAAGGGTGTACGAAAAGAACCCGGTTGCAGTGTCATTGAGGTTGATGGCCAACTTCATGAGTTCTTTGTAGGCAATAAATCACACccgaaatacataaatatagaGACAACGATGAAGGAGATGATGAGTAAACTAAGATCAGCAGGGTATGTGAGCAGGACCAATCAAGTGTTGTTTGAcatagaagaagaggagaaagaggaTGCACTCTGTTGGCACAGTGAGAAGTTGGCCATTGCTTTCGGCCTAATGTCATTAAGAGATGGTGTCAACATTAGGATTGTGAAGAACCTCAGAGTTTGCTGGGATTGCCATGAAACATCTAAGTTTGTTTCAAAAGTATTTGACAGAGAGATTGTCATGAGGGACAGGAATAGATTTCATCACTTCAAAGATGGGGTCTGTTCCTGCATGGATTATTGGTGA